A window of Calonectris borealis chromosome 3, bCalBor7.hap1.2, whole genome shotgun sequence contains these coding sequences:
- the EFHC1 gene encoding EF-hand domain-containing protein 1 gives MSSEPGPGLPFLPGCAFRDLTKTSFHRSQTLGYKNGFAFSRLPTVGIGGERLYVNQLSQAELDELANKRPTLTYGQAKQAPPSGFIPAHVAFDKKILKFDAYFQEDVPLSAEEHYRIRQVGIYYYLEDDSMSVIEPVVQNSGLPQGKLIRRHRVPKNDHGDHYHWKDLNRGMNITMYGRTYRIVDCDPFTQVFLESQGIELNPPEKMIFDPYTELRRMPMRKYITPSDFDQLKQFLTYDKQVLRFYATWDDTDNMFGENRPYIIHYYLADDTVEVREVYKKNDGRDPFPILIKRQRLPKTFVDKKKTFPSCVLEISDQEVLEWYTAKDFAVGKSTTLLGRTFFIYDCDEFTRNFYRDKFGITDFQPVEIKKKPLEEVPQVIPPYNGFGILEDSLQNCFSLLPKPPRKDVIKILENDHKVLRYQVSLESPNPEDRKRRFILSYFLSNDMISIYEPPVRNSGIIGGRYLGKTRVAKPGSTTENATYYEPSDLTIGSTIEVFGHRFVITDADEYVLNYMESNAESFPAATLQSLRDHFRPRQVVKETAKSDIPMLGTSKQELDELIVQVQEELKLHKYLNNKNIREAFLQCDKDGSGILDKAKFLALCDSLSVPTNTFLVNKLIDLCSCGEDKINYHDFLRAFPS, from the exons ATGAGCTCGGAGCCGGGGCCGGGTCTGCCCTTCCTCCCGGGCTGCGCCTTCAGGGACCTCACG aaaacatcttttcatCGGTCCCAGACACTGGGCTACAAAAATGGATTTGCCTTTTCCCGGCTGCCAACAGTGGGGATCGGCGGGGAGCGACTATATGTGAATCAGCTTTCTCAAGCTGAATTAGACGAATTAGCCAACAAGAGACCCACGCTGACCTATGGGCAAGCCAAGCAGGCTCCACCTTCAGGCTTCATTCCAGCACACGTGGCTTTTGACAAAAAG ATTTTGAAGTTTGATGCCTATTTCCAGGAAGATGTTCCTCTTTCCGCAGAAGAGCATTACCGGATCCGCCAAGTGGGTATCTATTACTATTTGGAAGATGACAGCATGTCCGTCATAGAGCCTGTTGTGCAGAACTCTGGTCTTCCTCAAGGCAAACTTATCAGACGCCACCGGGTGCCCAAGAATGACCATGGGGATCATTACCACTGGAAAGATCTGAATCGGGGTATGAACATCACCATGTACGGCAGGACGTACCGCATAGTCGACTGTGACCCATTCACACAG GTGTtcctggagagccaaggaattGAACTGAACCCTCCAGAGAAAATGATTTTTGATCCTTACACAGAACTACGTCGGATGCCTATGCGCAAGTACATCACACCATCAGATTTCGACCAACTCAAACAGTTTCTGACTTACGACAAGCAG GTCCTTCGCTTCTACGCCACGTGGGATGACACTGACAACATGTTTGGTGAGAATCGGCCTTACATCATCCATTACTACTTGGCAGATGACACAGTGGAGGTTCGAGAAGTCTACAAGAAAAATGATGGTAGAGACCCATTCCCAATACTGATAAAACGCCAACGCTTGCCCAAAACCTTTGTGGACAAGAAAA AGACCTTCCCAAGCTGTGTGCTGGAGATCTCTGATCAGGAGGTACTTGAGTGGTACACAGCTAAAGATTTTGCTGTCGGCAAATCTACCACCCTCCTTGGACGCACCTTCTTCATCTATGATTGTGATGAGTTCACACGAAATTTCTACCGTGACAAATTTGGCATCACAGACTTCCAgccagtggaaataaagaagaaaccacTTGAGGAAGTTCCACAG GTAATTCCTCCCTATAATGGTTTTGGCATCCTCGAAGACTCTCTTCAGAactgcttttctctgcttccaAAGCCTCCCCGGAAAGATGTAATTAAGATTCTAGAGAATGACCACAAGGTGCTGCGATACCAGGTGTCCCTG GAATCACCAAACCCCGAGGACAGAAAGCGTCGTTTCATCCTCTCTTATTTCCTCTCCAATGACATGATCAGCATCTATGAACCCCCAGTCCGTAACTCTGGCATCATCGGAGGCAGATACTTAGGAAAGACCAGAGTCGCCAAACCAGGCTCTACTACAGAGAATGCCACCTACTATGAGCCCTCTGACCTCACCATTGGTTCTACAATTGAAG TGTTTGGCCACAGGTTTGTTATCACTGACGCTGATGAATACGTGCTTAATTATATGGAGAGCAATGCAGAGAGTTTCCCCGCGGCAACACTGCAGTCCCTGAGGGACCACTTTCGCCCACGGCAGGTGGTAAAGGAGACTGCCAAAAG TGACATCCCCATGCTTGGGACCAGCAAGCAGGAACTGGATGAATTAATTGTGCAGGTTCAGGAAGAGCTGAAGCTCCATAAGTACTTGAACAACAAGAACATTCGGGAGGCATTTCTTCAGTGCGACAAGGATGGCTCTGGCATCCTGGACAAAGCAAAATTTTTAGCCCTTTGTGACAGCTTGAGTGTGCCGACCAACACCTTTCTGGTTAACAAG ctgATTGACCTATGTTCTTGTGGAGAAGACAAGATAAACTACCATGACTTCCTTAGAGCCTTCCCCTCGTGA